Proteins from one Ardenticatena maritima genomic window:
- a CDS encoding acyl-CoA carboxylase subunit beta, producing MTLDPKIEELRRRKAQARMGGGPERIERQHKAGKLTARERIELLLDDGSFQELDVLVEHNETNFGMASNRIPGDGVVTGYGTIDGRLVYVFAQDFTVFGGSLGRAHANKICKILDLAMQNGAPVIGLQDSGGARIQEGVVSLGGYADIFLRNTLASGVIPQISAIMGPSAGGAVYSPAITDFIFMVKNTSYMYVTGPDVVKTVTHEEVTHEELGGAMVHSSKSGVAHFAAENEPHCLEMIRTLLSYIPQNNMEDPPYQTPLDDPLRMEEALDSIVPDNPNKPYDMKEVIRLIVDDGVFFEVQEHFAQNIIIGFARFNGRSVGIVANQPAVLAGVLDIDASVKAARFVRFCDAFNIPIVTLVDVPGFLPGVAQEHGGIIRHGAKLLYAYAEATVPKVTVITRKAYGGAYDVMSSKHLRGDINYAWPSAEIAVMGPQGAVNIIFRRELAEAEDPEKRREELVAEYRERFANPYVAAARGYIDDVIEPHQTRPKIISALEMLRNKRVKNPPKKHGNIPL from the coding sequence ATGACGCTCGACCCCAAGATTGAGGAACTGCGACGCCGAAAGGCGCAAGCCCGCATGGGCGGTGGGCCGGAGCGTATCGAACGCCAACACAAAGCGGGCAAACTGACCGCACGTGAGCGCATTGAGCTGCTGTTGGATGATGGCAGTTTTCAGGAACTGGACGTGCTCGTGGAGCACAACGAAACCAACTTTGGCATGGCGAGCAACCGCATCCCCGGCGACGGCGTGGTGACGGGCTACGGCACGATTGACGGGCGGCTCGTGTACGTCTTCGCGCAAGATTTCACCGTCTTCGGTGGCTCGCTGGGGCGCGCCCACGCCAACAAAATCTGCAAAATTCTCGACCTCGCCATGCAAAATGGGGCGCCCGTTATCGGTTTGCAGGACTCCGGCGGGGCGCGCATTCAGGAAGGCGTGGTCAGCTTGGGCGGCTACGCCGACATCTTTTTGCGCAACACCCTTGCCAGCGGCGTCATCCCCCAAATTTCGGCCATCATGGGACCGAGTGCAGGCGGCGCTGTCTATTCGCCCGCCATCACCGATTTCATCTTCATGGTCAAAAACACCTCGTACATGTACGTGACCGGTCCCGACGTGGTCAAAACGGTGACGCATGAAGAAGTCACCCATGAGGAATTGGGCGGGGCGATGGTGCACAGCAGTAAAAGCGGTGTGGCGCACTTTGCCGCCGAAAATGAACCGCACTGCCTGGAAATGATTCGCACCTTGCTCAGCTACATCCCGCAAAACAACATGGAGGACCCGCCCTACCAGACGCCGCTCGACGACCCGCTGCGCATGGAAGAGGCGCTCGACAGCATCGTCCCCGACAACCCCAACAAGCCCTACGACATGAAAGAAGTCATCCGCCTGATTGTGGATGATGGTGTCTTCTTTGAAGTGCAAGAACACTTTGCGCAAAATATCATTATTGGCTTTGCCCGCTTCAATGGGCGTTCGGTGGGCATTGTCGCCAACCAGCCCGCCGTTCTCGCCGGTGTGCTCGATATTGACGCCTCGGTCAAAGCCGCGCGCTTCGTGCGCTTCTGCGACGCCTTCAACATCCCCATCGTCACGCTGGTGGACGTGCCGGGCTTCTTGCCCGGTGTGGCGCAAGAGCATGGCGGTATCATCCGCCACGGCGCGAAACTGCTCTACGCCTATGCCGAAGCGACCGTGCCCAAAGTGACCGTCATCACGCGCAAAGCCTACGGTGGCGCGTACGACGTGATGAGCAGCAAACACCTGCGCGGCGATATCAACTACGCCTGGCCTAGCGCCGAAATCGCTGTGATGGGCCCCCAAGGGGCGGTGAACATCATCTTCCGCCGCGAACTCGCCGAAGCGGAAGACCCCGAAAAACGTCGTGAAGAGTTGGTCGCCGAATACCGCGAACGCTTTGCCAACCCCTACGTCGCCGCTGCACGTGGGTACATTGATGACGTGATTGAACCGCACCAGACGCGCCCCAAAATCATCAGCGCGCTGGAAATGCTGCGCAACAAGCGCGTCAAAAATCCGCCGAAAAAACACGGGAACATCCCGCTGTAA